One segment of Vulpes lagopus strain Blue_001 chromosome 8, ASM1834538v1, whole genome shotgun sequence DNA contains the following:
- the C8H2orf72 gene encoding uncharacterized protein C2orf72 homolog isoform X1 — MERELEELAARPALPAEPPFQALVEAAGGRGQVLLVGELWEREQSRALLRDFARAVFPPEPAAGKPGGAGAGAPGAPGARGARGAQGAPGPAGARAIRSPLVFVLCRASSLSAREPRRRLREMLRDVRGRRRTGAALVGVLVAEAGPEDAAAPGLRLLEALLRAVFGRQAGGPVQAAAYCPGHPASSLAVQAAACRALQAAGPARPAAGPWERPGLPALLACFSWGPWSRGKDPDATSPSDPAQDHLQDPEEELSLTAICPNGDCEDPGKGSRACDGLVHTPAEPTGDPR; from the exons ATGGAGCGCGAGCTGGAGGAGCTGGCGGCGCGGCCCGCGCTCCCGGCCGAGCCGCCCTTCCAGGCGCTGGTGGAGGCGGCGGGCGGCCGCGGGCAGGTGCTGCTGGTGGGCGAGCTGTGGGAGCGCGAGCAGAGCCGCGCGCTGCTGCGGGACTTCGCCCGGGCCGTGTTCCCGCCCGAGCCGGCCGCGGGCAagccgggcggcgcgggggccggggcgccgggggcgccgggggcgcggggggcgcggggggcgcagggggcgcccgggccggcgggggcgcGCGCCATCCGCTCGCCGCTCGTCTTCGTGCTGTGCCGCGCGTCCTCGCTGAGCGCCCGGGAGCCGCGGCGCCGCCTGCGGGAGATGCTGCGGGACGTGCGCGGCCGCCGGCGGACGGGCGCGGCGCTGGTCGGGGTGCTGGTGGCCGAGGCCGGCCCGGAGGACGCGGCGGCGCCCGGCTTGCGGCTCCTGGAGGCGCTGCTGCGCGCGGTGTTCGGCCGCCAGGCGGGGGGCCCCGTGCAGGCGGCCGCCTACTGCCCCGGCCACCCGGCCTCCAGCCTGGCCGTCCAGGCGGCCGCCTGCAGGGCGCTGCAAGCCGCCGGGCCCGCGCGACCAG CAGCAGGACCCTGGGAGAGACCGGGCCTCCCAGCACTGCTGGCATGCTtttcctggggtccctggagcCGGGGGAAGGATCCAGATGCCACCTCCCCCAGTGACCCAGCTCAGG ATCACCTCCAGGATCCTGAGGAGGAGCTGTCACTGACAGCTATATGTCCCAACGGAGACTGTGAGGACCCTGGGAAGGGGTCGAGAGCCTGTGATGGACTTGTCCATACTCCTGCTGAGCCCACTGGAGACCCGAGATGA
- the C8H2orf72 gene encoding uncharacterized protein C2orf72 homolog isoform X2, producing MERELEELAARPALPAEPPFQALVEAAGGRGQVLLVGELWEREQSRALLRDFARAVFPPEPAAGKPGGAGAGAPGAPGARGARGAQGAPGPAGARAIRSPLVFVLCRASSLSAREPRRRLREMLRDVRGRRRTGAALVGVLVAEAGPEDAAAPGLRLLEALLRAVFGRQAGGPVQAAAYCPGHPASSLAVQAAACRALQAAGPARPAGPWERPGLPALLACFSWGPWSRGKDPDATSPSDPAQDHLQDPEEELSLTAICPNGDCEDPGKGSRACDGLVHTPAEPTGDPR from the exons ATGGAGCGCGAGCTGGAGGAGCTGGCGGCGCGGCCCGCGCTCCCGGCCGAGCCGCCCTTCCAGGCGCTGGTGGAGGCGGCGGGCGGCCGCGGGCAGGTGCTGCTGGTGGGCGAGCTGTGGGAGCGCGAGCAGAGCCGCGCGCTGCTGCGGGACTTCGCCCGGGCCGTGTTCCCGCCCGAGCCGGCCGCGGGCAagccgggcggcgcgggggccggggcgccgggggcgccgggggcgcggggggcgcggggggcgcagggggcgcccgggccggcgggggcgcGCGCCATCCGCTCGCCGCTCGTCTTCGTGCTGTGCCGCGCGTCCTCGCTGAGCGCCCGGGAGCCGCGGCGCCGCCTGCGGGAGATGCTGCGGGACGTGCGCGGCCGCCGGCGGACGGGCGCGGCGCTGGTCGGGGTGCTGGTGGCCGAGGCCGGCCCGGAGGACGCGGCGGCGCCCGGCTTGCGGCTCCTGGAGGCGCTGCTGCGCGCGGTGTTCGGCCGCCAGGCGGGGGGCCCCGTGCAGGCGGCCGCCTACTGCCCCGGCCACCCGGCCTCCAGCCTGGCCGTCCAGGCGGCCGCCTGCAGGGCGCTGCAAGCCGCCGGGCCCGCGCGACCAG CAGGACCCTGGGAGAGACCGGGCCTCCCAGCACTGCTGGCATGCTtttcctggggtccctggagcCGGGGGAAGGATCCAGATGCCACCTCCCCCAGTGACCCAGCTCAGG ATCACCTCCAGGATCCTGAGGAGGAGCTGTCACTGACAGCTATATGTCCCAACGGAGACTGTGAGGACCCTGGGAAGGGGTCGAGAGCCTGTGATGGACTTGTCCATACTCCTGCTGAGCCCACTGGAGACCCGAGATGA